The following are encoded together in the Tepidiforma bonchosmolovskayae genome:
- a CDS encoding phosphoribosylaminoimidazolesuccinocarboxamide synthase, with the protein MRSVAEPMVWSNLPAPVYRGKVRDTYDLGDRLLIVATDRISALDVVLPTPIPGKGKVLTMLSAWWFERIGAVVPNHFIAVVTAENRSEVPFDLGPEYYGRSMLVRKAKRLDAECIVRGYLSGSGWKEYRETGMVCGIRLPEGLRESDRLPEPIFTPSTKAAQGHDQNITYEQLAELVGEEAANAMRIRSLAVYGYAHTVALEQGIIIADTKFEFGWWNEEVILIDEVLTPDSSRFWLANEYRPGGPQPSLDKQPVRDWLAAHWREGEPAPELPPDVVEATTERYLRAYRMLTGEELSL; encoded by the coding sequence ATGCGCAGCGTGGCTGAGCCGATGGTTTGGTCGAACCTGCCGGCGCCGGTCTACCGCGGGAAGGTGCGGGATACGTACGATCTGGGCGACCGGCTGCTAATCGTGGCGACCGACCGGATCTCGGCGCTGGACGTGGTGCTGCCGACGCCGATCCCCGGGAAGGGGAAGGTGCTGACGATGCTCTCGGCCTGGTGGTTCGAACGGATCGGGGCGGTGGTGCCGAACCACTTCATCGCCGTCGTCACCGCGGAGAACCGTTCGGAGGTGCCGTTCGACCTGGGCCCGGAGTATTACGGCCGCTCGATGCTGGTGCGGAAGGCGAAGCGGCTGGATGCGGAGTGCATCGTGCGCGGCTACCTCTCGGGCTCGGGGTGGAAGGAGTACCGGGAGACGGGCATGGTGTGCGGAATCCGGCTGCCCGAAGGGCTGCGGGAATCGGACCGGCTGCCGGAGCCGATCTTCACGCCGAGCACCAAAGCAGCCCAGGGGCACGACCAGAACATCACCTACGAGCAGCTGGCGGAACTGGTCGGCGAGGAGGCAGCCAACGCCATGCGCATCCGTTCGCTCGCGGTTTACGGCTATGCGCACACCGTGGCGCTGGAGCAGGGCATCATCATCGCGGACACGAAATTCGAGTTCGGCTGGTGGAACGAGGAGGTCATCCTCATCGACGAGGTGCTGACGCCGGACAGCAGCCGGTTCTGGCTGGCGAACGAGTACCGGCCCGGCGGTCCGCAGCCGAGCCTCGACAAGCAGCCGGTGCGCGACTGGCTGGCCGCCCACTGGCGGGAGGGCGAACCGGCGCCCGAGCTGCCGCCGGACGTCGTGGAAGCGACAACCGAGCGGTATCTGCGGGCGTACCGCATGCTGACAGGAGAGGAGCTTTCGCTGTGA